The nucleotide sequence CATCACCCATTACTTCGAAGGCGGCAACGTCGGCGTCGAGCACGCGCTTTTGCCCGAACTCGGCCTGGTCGGCCCGGGTGACGTGGTCATCGGCGCGGACTCCCATACCTGCACCTACGGCGGTCTGGGAGCCTTCGCCACCGGCATGGGCTCCACCGACGTGGCCGCCGGCATGGCCCTGGGCGAAACCTGGTTCAAAGTGCCGCCCACCATCCAGGTCATCCTCACCGGCACGCTGCGCCAGTGGGTCGGGGCCAAGGACCTCATGCTGGCGCTCATCGGCACCATCGGCGTTTCCGGCGCGCTGTATAAGGCCCTGGAGTTTGTCGGCCCGCTGGCTTCGGCCCTGTCCGTCGAAGGCCGCATGACCATGTCCAACATGGCCATCGAAGCCGGCGGCAAGGTCGGACTCTTCGCCGCCGACGACAAGACCCTGGCCTACGCCGCCGCCCACGGCCGCAAAGGCGACAAGGCCATTGCCGCCGATGCCGGCGCGGCCTACGAACGCGTCGTCACCATCGACGCCACCGGCATGGAGCCGCAGATCGCCTGCCCGCACCTGCCCGACAACGTCAAGCCCGTCTCCGCCGTGGCCGGCCTCAAAGTCGATCAGGCCGTCATCGGTTCCTGCACCAACGGCCGCATCGAGGACCTGCGCGAAGCCGCCGCCATCCTCAAGGGCCGCAAGGTGAGCAAGGACGTGCGCACCATCATCCTGCCCGCCACCCCCAACATCTGGCGCCAAGCCCTGGCCGAAGGCCTCATCGAGACCTTCATGGACGCCGGCTGCATCGTCGGCCCCGCTACCTGCGGGCCGTGCCTGGGCGGCCACATGGGCATCCTGGCCGGCGGCGAACGCGCCATCGCCACCACCAACCGCAACTTCAAAGGCCGCATGGGCAGCCTGGAAAGCGAAGTCTACCTCTCCGGCCCCGCCGCCGCCGCCGCCGCCGCTGTTGCCGGCGAGATCATTGATCCGGCCAAGGTGTAGTAGAGAGAGGAAGAATAAGATGCCTCCGGCGGCCGGGGACCTGAGGCCCCCGGACCCCCCAATAAGGGGAGGGTCGCTCGCGAGGCTTAGAGCATAAGGAGAGAGACATGTACCACGGTACTGCCCATACGGTCGGCGCGCATATCGACACCGACGCCATCATTCCGGCCCGGTTCCTGGTCACCACCGACCCGGCCGAACTCGGGGCCAACTGCATGGAAGGCCTGGAAGCCGGCTGGATCAAGAAAGTGAAGCAGGGCGACATCATGGTTGCCGGCGAAAACTTCGGTTGCGGCTCGTCGCGCGAACACGCGCCCATAGCCCTGCTCGGAGCCGGCATCCCGGTGGTCATCGCCCACAGCTTCGCCCGAATCTTCTACCGCAACGGCTTCAACATGGGGCTGGTGCTGCTGGAGATCGGCGACGACGTGAGCAAAATCCACGACGGCGACGAACTCAAGGTCGATGCCGATACCGGCGTCATCAGTAACGTCACCACCGGCCAGACCATCC is from Solidesulfovibrio magneticus RS-1 and encodes:
- the leuC gene encoding 3-isopropylmalate dehydratase large subunit — protein: MPATLAEKILQQHCDEQITGPGQIVRCRLSLVLANDITAPLAIKSFKKMGAAGVFDKDKVTIVADHFTPNKDIESAEQVKVCREFAKEMGITHYFEGGNVGVEHALLPELGLVGPGDVVIGADSHTCTYGGLGAFATGMGSTDVAAGMALGETWFKVPPTIQVILTGTLRQWVGAKDLMLALIGTIGVSGALYKALEFVGPLASALSVEGRMTMSNMAIEAGGKVGLFAADDKTLAYAAAHGRKGDKAIAADAGAAYERVVTIDATGMEPQIACPHLPDNVKPVSAVAGLKVDQAVIGSCTNGRIEDLREAAAILKGRKVSKDVRTIILPATPNIWRQALAEGLIETFMDAGCIVGPATCGPCLGGHMGILAGGERAIATTNRNFKGRMGSLESEVYLSGPAAAAAAAVAGEIIDPAKV
- a CDS encoding 3-isopropylmalate dehydratase small subunit; this translates as MYHGTAHTVGAHIDTDAIIPARFLVTTDPAELGANCMEGLEAGWIKKVKQGDIMVAGENFGCGSSREHAPIALLGAGIPVVIAHSFARIFYRNGFNMGLVLLEIGDDVSKIHDGDELKVDADTGVISNVTTGQTIQCKPVPPFMKGILDKGGLIPYVQDRLAERV